A genomic window from Lineus longissimus chromosome 17, tnLinLong1.2, whole genome shotgun sequence includes:
- the LOC135501049 gene encoding multiple epidermal growth factor-like domains protein 8, translating into MVLISPTASMERVKMLMQSYLMKPSLLLVALLHVVAHLDGAFGCSGRQVITNSTEGILTDGPNDYPPNAHCEWLIVAPHPKQYITLDFTKMDTECTYDFLFVFDGQSYSSHLLGSFSGNTVPDTLSAKSGYMLIYFYSDRNYVLGGFDAMYKITNCPLDCNGKGSCKDHVCHCNGGYYGDSCELEMYTDSCGDGTWDIIKKKCICVRGYAGILCKIALNVSDNVNSWNIVAHSESGFSARVGHAGAFLKPSESLWIFGGHNLNGLLNDLLQFNFVQNEWITMAQSVPWPRACYGHTVTAVGADLFMLGGMLEDNTHTNELWHYNVSAGSWSLKANTSNIQPPGLVYHTTTLVEGRWLYVFGGRHENGSFSSNMYRIVVPEAIKWEVVAVKGGKETVRRLIGHSTVYHPESKSLLVFGGLKPEYARFSERSNWLHAFNVDKNYWSRIYYNTDSDVESPPKSRAFHSANIMGNYMVVYGGNSHKHSHDEICYDNGLYLYHLGCHIWVKLRDLQKNFSVLVEAPPSGRFSHVAAVAYDNTLLIAGGYRGNVLGDLLGYIVPPPLAKHESEAMIARQTDHCSQYSHDDYCIADPECGWCYKKKVSLVPGCLHRSNGRLCKEKLRTKKCPGICGTLISCQACAVMGKKALPTDTTLTRLQQNENCAWCVKEASCQKLDVPSGTCSPAHGTISGIPGWWGKNSTRITKLSSCRTDDFPAGLHWIKYKNPQNYSYPDVVELVRTSNNEYQFPHVIKKELTIGGKNLAMFKGFIHPLDAPSSTGGDLIVSLVVIASEGKLYMSKNGSPKEKEEVAIVASDSYGTTNARRPKGGPIFPNKTRGHKYYTELESWHEVPRYENQQIRSTMSLKWTGALADKSHADQPISAEFLEPYNSGSCKNYTNCMACMTDTSCGWCPSSAACLNKMSTDLPASSCGSSNPDTYLITFSDDCPVCNDLVSCDVCTKNLLCEWLVEDARCMRRGRFPGDAVLTPDMCPLSCVLRSNCSSCMSTPECAWCEKTKTCFAFSQYITRHVYGQCAEWVDSMSAKKCTECSQHKTCKSCIDDFQCGWCGNTYNPTIGRCMDGDFVGPFDSSNCSVLISNVNNVSAPADWSYGICPDVEECLLGLDNCHQNATCLNTFDSYMCQCNRGFMGNGRDVCNKTCYYNCRHGHCSGPPDYICRCNIGWTGNECKSNCGCNNHSTCLTGNGKCDRCQHWTVGSQCENCKPGSYGNATNSLGCTKCNCNEHGIDSLGVCNITSGVCFCQDNTEGINCERCKSGFYGDPRNGGKCYLKCKGRNLIVNATSSALGTYAGKGMENKSHVFCLWIITVYPDLNSTESDLNTPIITFTMEKTISLECAKDYVYVYDGIPALASGRPEDKPNLLGAFCGRGLAHPISVEAKTGYLTVYFEADLTEPPDSTSGGFNALYTVHGCPSSCFDNRVCQGGHCVCRTGFRGVACDQELCPLNCSNDKGQGSCDLLKGLCVCQSGFGGAACNETTTNVGAFNLLMDPDRLRPKSSLALPPARMGHSFVSCDGESFYLYGGYSVTHGILGDMWEYNKVAKLWTEVTLLSTDNPKPRYFHAAACVSTVQYMYMFGGHMNNMTDFLNSKLNYMWKYSQAHKKWTPMKTPAMIQPLAGHTMTLIDDTNLMIIGGFTTTNYFSEKIYKYDTSKSTGEWNVFTTNGAVPTGVYGHTSVYHKNSNTIYVYGGYFYHTEKTVVSNFLYALDFNDLTWSRLQPSAGTEPRPCFFHAAVTTDDYMVVLGGRSATESFSSDVMAYHYKCNKWTNLKKGGNGTAFRVYGDGPPALIGQAIKATPTEIYIFGGYNGISHGSLIELQMPPDLCQMIADIDVCSVTLGCTACIKIDGAGNNLTFCYSSSKQSQESPCAKDPKAQFFPVKQDNMCNVQRLEKRDCNIHKNCTDCLATWPVFRNARRVCKWCSSCPTGKCIPSKLNCSEKNPCSQEQTDMTSSSMCWARQCQAADCDKCGALGCMWSRQFKRSGEVSRSVHAVPTFDWNCVTVNLRQISQHKIRSIESMPPDRCPRRCYLYSNWSTCLSSLGSEGGFQKCVWSKTLGECMPPAYLPMHCTNGRCGHMVFHTKSYPSRCSGYKQCSQCLDAAGCGWCAFGSRNGVGLCMEGGLYRPIYGSCKTGDVQLGNEPLSELLSHLLVEARNVQITWAFAKCPAENECQNDHHTCDDNEDCVDIPVGFNCTCKVGYQRDELSKKCLPVCDQGCGKHGTCVEPNKCLCHFGFVGHDCSTECDCNGHSACLSVEQKDVCLKCMNNTQGTRCSECKPLFVGDPRNGNKCVPCFTYCNEHTTICMEDTEYKWYMLMTGLSGTKLGNLTTKFLTRGPLEKAVCYDCGNNTRGDKCEGCQLGYFRLNADTNFSPTLACRKCECNGHGEICDQKDGKHCDCKNNTETHCKDDSGPCWQSQCSDCKEYFLGRPTSGHQCYRQMTVEIDYCFNPKTQTECQNPSPLPYGHSVFYAVQPKYLNVDIRITIDVSKGGVDVYFSPYDDTFIVNTDPLTYTHLVTIDPRYRTVMAERDASGNLRTKRSVGSNSTKAIHVMDTQNAKELNTFITIMEKDTFLIVRDVRFRLVITLPLEIHNLKESRFYIVLISKMDSENNGTFGNMYFRQDQPHIDLFVFFSVFFSCFFLFLAVCVLLWKIKQGIDERRNRQRRAIEMEHMASRPFGKVTVLIDRDLPYQQISPPARKNRLPKIHGRQSQDNRDNHSASDPYNVAPIAHEPTDDGIAAVGTVMFQLPGGSSAPVRAALGSALITMRVMYPNMNQPKAQIRRRTCSVNT; encoded by the exons ATCTGTGTTAGGGGCTATGCAGGAATACTCTGCAAGATAGCCCTCAATGTGAGCGACAATGTCAATTCCTGGAACATTGTTGCCCACTCTGAATCAGGTTTTTCAGCCCGTGTAGGCCATGCTGGGGCGTTTCTAAAACCGTCAGAAAGTTTATGGATATTTGGTGGTCACAATTTGAATGGTTTGCTTAACGATCTTTTACAATttaattttgtacaaaatgaatggattacAATGGCACAGTCTGTGCCCTGGCCCCGTGCTTGCTATGGTCATACTGTTACGGCGGTGGGAGCGGACTTGTTCATGTTAGGCGGTATGCTCGAGGATAACACTCACACGAACGAGCTCTGGCACTATAACGTCTCTGCTGGGTCGTGGAGTTTGAAGGCCAACACAAGTAACATCCAACCGCCCGGACTAGTCTACCATACCACAACCCTTGTCGAAGGACGCTGGTTGTATGTTTTTGGTGGCAGACATGAAAATGGATCCTTCTCATCGAACATGTACAGGATTGTTGTTCCAGAGGCAATAAAGTGGGAAGTGGTCGCAGTTAAAGGTGGGAAAGAAACAGTCAGGCGCCTTATTGGTCATTCCACAGTCTACCATCCCGAATCAAAATCGCTTCTAGTATTCGGCGGCTTGAAACCAGAATATGCCAGATTCAGCGAACGTAGTAACTGGCTCCACGCTTTTAACGTTGATAAAAATTACTGGTCGCGGATTTATTATAACACAGATTCGGATGTTGAGTCTCCTCCCAAGTCTCGAGCGTTCCATTCTGCGAATATTATGGGCAATTACATGGTCGTCTACGGCGGGAATAGTCACAAGCACAGTCATGATGAGATCTGTTATGATAATGGATTGTACCTATATCATCTTGGATGCCATATTTGGGTCAAACTCAGAGACCTTCAGAAGAACTTCTCAG TGCTTGTGGAAGCTCCTCCTTCTGGTCGCTTCTCCCATGTAGCAGCCGTGGCATATGATAACACTCTCCTGATAGCCGGTGGTTACCGAGGCAACGTGCTTGGCGATCTACTGGGTTACATTGTACCGCCTCCTTTGGCAAAACATGAG AGTGAAGCAATGATAGCGCGGCAGACGGACCACTGTTCCCAATACTCCCATGATGACTATTGTATCGCTGACCCCGAGTGCGGCTGGTGTTATAAGAAGAAGGTGTCACTAGTGCCTGGGTGCTTGCACAGAAGTAATGGAAGG CTATGTAAGGAGAAGCTCCGTACTAAGAAATGCCCTGGAATCTGTGGTACCCTGATCTCATGTCAGGCTTGTGCCGTTATGGGGAAGAAGGCACTGCCAACAGACACCACACTCACCAGGTTACAGCAGAATGAGAACTGTGCCTGGTGCGTCAAGGAAGCAAGCTGTCAGAAATTAGATG TTCCTAGTGGCACCTGCAGCCCTGCCCACGGGACCATCTCAGGTATACCAGGCTGGTGGGGTAAGAACAGCACTCGTATCACCAAGCTCTCATCATGTCGGACTGACGATTTCCCTGCTGGTTTGCATTGGATCAAGTACAAGAACCCACAGAATTACTCCTATCCTGATGTG GTTGAACTTGTTCGCACTAGCAATAACGAATATCAGTTCCCGCACGTCATCAAGAAAGAACTGACGATTGGCGGGAAGAACTTGGCCATGTTCAAGGGATTCATCCACCCTCTTGACGCACCCTCATCGACGGGAGGAGACCTGATTGTCTCATTGGTTGTAATTGCATCGGAGGGGAAGCTCTACATGAGCAAGAACGGATCCCCAAAGGAAAAG GAAGAAGTAGCAATCGTTGCTTCAGATTCTTACGGTACAACAAATGCCAGGCGTCCAAAGGGAGGTCCAATATTTCCAAACAAGACACGTGGTCATAAGTATTACACGGAGCTGGAGTCTTGGCATGAGGTGCCACGCTATGAGAATCAACAGATCAGGTCGACGATGTCGCTGAAATGGACGGGGGCTCTTGCAGATAAGTCACATGCTGATCAG CCAATCTCGGCAGAATTTCTAGAACCTTACAACTCGGGCTCTTGCAAAAACTACACCAACTGTATGGCTTGTATGACTGACACGTCCTGCGGGTGGTGCCCCTCTAGTGCGGCCTGCCTCAACAAGATGAGCACGGATCTCCCTGCCTCGAGCTGTGGATCAAGCAACCCTGACACCTATTTGATCACTTTTTCTGACGACTGCCCTGTCTGTAATGACTTGGTTAGTTGTGATGTGTGTACGAAG AATCTTCTCTGTGAATGGTTGGTTGAAGATGCCAGGTGTATGAGACGTGGGCGATTCCCTGGAGATGCAGTCCTGACCCCTGACATGTGCCCGCTTTCTTGTGTGCT ACGATCCAATTGCTCAAGCTGCATGAGTACCCCAGAATGTGCCTGGTGTGAGAAAACGAAAACCTGCTTTGCATTCTCGCAGTACATCACACGCCACGTGTACGGCCAGTGTGCAGAGTGGGTCGACAGTATGAGCGCTAAGAAGTGCACGGAGTGTTCCCAGCATAAGACGTGTAAATCGTGTATCGATGACttccagtgtggctggtgtggtAATACATACAACCCAACTATAGGACGGTGTATGGATGGAGATTTTGTTG GTCCATTTGACAGTAGCAATTGCTCCGTGCTGATTTCCAACGTCAATAACGTTTCTGCACCAGCTGATTGGTCATATGGAATCTGCCCAGATGTTGAAGAGTGTCTTCTTGGGTTAGATAATTGCCATCAGAATGCTACGTGTCTTAACACGTTTGATTCCTACATGTGCCAATGTAACCGTGGATTCATGGGAAATGGCAGGGACGTCTGCAACAAAAC GTGTTACTACAACTGTAGACACGGCCATTGCTCTGGACCACCTGACTACATCTGTCGGTGCAACATCGGCTGGACGGGCAACGAATGCAAGTCTAACTGTGGCTGTAACAATCACAGCACCTGTTTGACAGGCAACGGCAAGTGCGACAGATGTCAGCACTGGACGGTTGGTTCACAATGTGAGAACTGCAAGCCCGGAAGTTATGGAAATGCCACAAATTCACTTG GCTGTACTAAGTGCAACTGTAACGAGCACGGTATCGACTCCCTGGGGGTTTGTAACATCACATCAGGCGTCTGCTTCTGCCAGGATAACACTGAGGGTATCAACTGTGAGAGATGCAAGAGTGGTTTCTATGGCGACCCCAG AAATGGAGGCAAATGTTACCTGAAGTGTAAAGGCCGTAACCTTATTGTTAACGCCACCTCCAGTGCCCTTGGAACGTATGCTGGCAAAGGCATGGAGAATAAGTCGCACGTCTTCTGCCTGTGGATCATCACGGTATATCCCGATCTGAATTCAACCGAGAGTGACCTCAACACACCCATCATCACCTTCACCATGGAGAAGACGATCAGTTTGGAATGTGCAAAG GACTATGTCTACGTGTATGATGGCATACCAGCATTGGCCTCAGGACGCCCAGAAGACAAACCCAACCTGTTAGGAGCTTTCTGTGGTCGTGGACTTGCCCATCCGATATCTGTGGAAGCAAAGACTGGCTACCTGACTGTATACTTTGAGGCAGACCTCACAG AACCGCCGGACAGTACCAGTGGAGGTTTTAATGCCTTATACACAGTTCACGGCTGCCCATCGAGTTGTTTTGATAATCGTGTCTGCCAGGGGGGACATTGCGTCTGCCGCACTGGATTCAGGGGGGTCGCCTGTGACCAGGAGTTGTGTCCACTCAATTGTTCAAATGATAAAGGACAAGGATCTTGTGACTTA CTAAAAGGTTTGTGTGTCTGTCAAAGCGGTTTTGGTGGCGCCGCCTGCAATGAGACCACAACTAATGTCGGCGCCTTCAACCTCCTAATGGATCCAGACCGACTCCGCCCAAAGAGTTCTTTGGCACTTCCGCCAGCGCGTATGGGACATTCATTTGTGTCATGTGACGGGGAGAGTTTCTATTTGTACGGTGGGTACTCAGTGACGCATGGGATACTCGGCGATATGTGGGAGTATAACAAGGTGGCAAAACTTTGGACCGAAGTCACATTGCTTTCGACAGACAATCCTAAACCAAG GTATTTCCACGCTGCCGCTTGTGTCAGcactgtacagtacatgtacatgtttggtggCCACATGAATAACATGACTGACTTCCTGAACTCCAAGTTGAATTACATGTGGAAATACAGCCAAGCACACAAGAAGTGGACCCCTATGAAG ACTCCAGCGATGATCCAGCCGCTAGCCGGCCATACCATGACTCTGATTGACGACACTAACCTTATGATAATTGGTGGATTCACAACAACCAATTACTTCTCTGAAAAGATCTATAAGTATGACACGAGCAAGTCGACCGGAGAATGGAATGTGTTCACAACAAATGGAGCTGTGCCAACTG GGGTCTATGGCCATACATCAGTCTACCACAAGAATAGCAATACAATCTATGTGTACGGCGGTTATTTCTACCACACTGAGAAAACCGTTGTGTCAAACTTTCTCTATGCGTTAGACTTCAATGATTTGACGTGGAGTAGGCTGCAGCCCTCAGCTGGCACAGAG CCTCGCCCCTGTTTCTTCCACGCTGCTGTCACAACCGACGACTATATGGTCGTTCTCGGCGGCCGATCAGCGACGGAGAGTTTCTCATCTGACGTAATGGCTTACCATTACAAGTGTAACAAATGGACAAACTTGAAAAAGGGCGGGAATGGCACAGCATTCAGAGTGTATGGGGACGGCCCTCCAGCTCTGATAGGTCAAGCTATCAAAGCCACACCAACTGAAATATATATCTTTGGGGGTTACAACGGTATATCGCACGGGTCGCTCATAGAGCTGCAGATGCCACCTGATCTGTGCCAGATGATCGCAGATATTGACGTGTGCTCGGTGACGCTTGGCTGCACAGCTTGTATCAAGATAGATGGCGCTGGGAATAATTTGACATTTTGTTACTCATCTTCGAAACAATCTCAGGAGAG CCCCTGTGCAAAAGATCCCAAAGCCCAGTTCTTCCCAGTGAAACAGGACAATATGTGTAATGTTCAGCGCCTGGAGAAACGGGACTGCAACATACACAAGAATTGTACTGATTGTTTGGCCACTTGGCCGGTATTCAGAAATGCCAGAAGG GTTTGCAAGTGGTGCAGCTCTTGCCCAACTGGAAAGTGCATTCCCAGTAAATTAAACTGCAGCGAAAAGAACCCTTGTAGCCAGGAACAGACAGACATGACAAGCTCAAGTATGTGCTGGGCGAGGCAGTGCCAGGCTGCAGATTGTGACAAGTGTGGAGCCCTCGGCTGCATGTGGTCAAGGCAGTTCAAGCGATCAG GCGAAGTCAGCCGATCTGTTCATGCAGTCCCAACATTTGATTGGAACTGTGTCACGGTGAACCTGCGTCAAATAAGCCAACATAAGATTCGATCAATTGAATCGATGCCTCCAGACCGCTGCCCTAGGAGGTGCTACCTTTACAGTAACTGGTCCACGTGCTTGTCGTCACTCGGCAGTGAGGGAGGATTCCAGAAGTGTGTTTGGAGTAAGACACTCGGAGAG TGCATGCCCCCTGCCTACTTGCCAATGCATTGCACAAACGGTCGCTGTGGACATATGGTGTTCCATACCAAGAGCTACCCTAGCAGGTGTAGCGGCTACAAGCAGTGTTCCCAGTGTCTTGATGCCGCTGGATGTGGTTGGTGTGCCTTCGGGAGCCGAAATGGTGTTGGTCTTTGTATGGAGGGAGGCCTCTATCGCCCGATTTACGGAAGCTGCAAAACTGGTGACGTTCAGCTTGGAAATGAACCATTGTCAG AGTTACTCTCCCATCTTTTGGTTGAAGCAAGGAATGTGCAGATCACATGGGCGTTTGCTAAATGCCCCGCAGAGAATGAATGTCAGAACGATCACCATACATGCGATGATAATGAGGACTGTGTGGACATCCCTGTTGGCTTCAATTGTACTTGTAAAGTGGGCTACCAGAGAGATGAATT ATCCAAGAAGTGTCTGCCTGTCTGTGACCAAGGGTGTGGCAAACATGGAACCTGTGTGGAACCCAACAAGTGCCTTTGTCACTTTGGCTTTGTCGGGCATGATTGTTCTACAGAGTGTGACTGTAATGGCCACAGCGCCTGCCTGAGCGTTGAACAGAAAGATGTCTGCTTGAAATGTATGAATAATACACAG GGCACGAGGTGTTCAGAATGTAAGCCACTCTTCGTCGGAGATCCACGAAATGGGAATAAGTGTGTCCCATGTTTCACATACTGTAATGAGCATACGACAATCTGTATGGAGGACACAGAGTACAAGTGGTACATGTTAATGACTGGCCTGTCTGGGACGAAATTGGGAAAT TTGACTACTAAGTTTTTGACGCGTGGGCCCCTGGAGAAAGCCGTCTGCTATGACTGTGGTAACAACACGAGAGGAGACAAATGCGAGGGATGTCAACTTGGTTATTTCAGACTGAATGCGGATACTAACTTTTCTCCAACCCTTGCTTGCAGAAA ATGCGAATGTAACGGCCATGGGGAGATCTGCGACCAAAAAGACGGCAAGCACTGCGACTGCAAGAACAACACTGAGACGCATTGCAAGGACGACAGCGGGCCGTGCTGGCAAAGTCAGTGCTCTGACTGCAAGGAATACTTTCTCGGCCGCCCGACGAGTGGCCATCAGTGCTACCGCCAGATGACGGTCGAGATTGACTATTGCTTCAACCCGAAGACGCAGACAGAATGTCAGAATCCCAGCCCTCTACCGTATGGTCATTCGGTTTTCTATGCTGTGCAGCCAAAATATCTTAACGTGGATATAAGGATTACTATTGATGTATCGAAAGGAG GTGTGGATGTGTACTTCTCTCCATACGACGACACATTCATAGTCAACACAGATCCACTCACGTACACCCATCTTGTCACAATCGACCCAAGATACCGCACAGTCATGGCGGAGCGAGATGCGAGCGGGAATCTCCGCACAAAACGATCAGTCGGCTCCAACTCTACAAAGGCGATTCACGTGATGGACACGCAGAACGCAAAAGAACTAAACACATTTATAACCATAATGGAAAAGGATACATTCTTGATTGTCCGGGATGTCAGATTCCGGTTGGTCATAACATTACCATTGGAGATACACAATTTAAAGGAATCGCGTTTCTACATTGTTTTGATCAGTAAAATGGACAGTGAAAATAACGGGACATTTGGGAATATGTATTTCCGGCAAGACCAGCCTCACATTGACTTGTTTGTTTTCTTCTCTGTTTTCTTCTCCTGTTTCTTCCTGTTTCTCGCCGTCTGTGTCTTGTTGTGGAAAATCAAACAGGGTATCGATGAACGGAGAAATCGCCAACGGAGGGCCATTGAGATGGAGCACATGGCTTCCAGGCcatttggaaaagtcacggtttTAATTGACCGAGATTTGCCGTACCAGCAGATTTCACCCCCAGCTCGTAAAAATCGCCTCCCAAAAATTCATGGGCGACAGAGCCAGGACAATCGGGACAATCACTCGGCTTCGGATCCATATAATGTTGCCCCGATTGCTCATGAGCCGACGGATGATGGGATTGCAGCAGTCGGAACTGTTATGTTTCAGCTTCCAGGGGGCAGTAGTGCTCCCGTTCGTGCTGCGCTTGGATCAGCCCTGATTACGATGCGCGTAATGTACCCAAATATGAATCAACCAAAAGCGCAGATACGTCGTAGAACTTGCAGTGTCAATACGTAA